From one Mesomycoplasma ovipneumoniae genomic stretch:
- a CDS encoding M17 family metallopeptidase: MKKFSEIFVKYSNKFESNRITIEPVYFDSQIPMLLKEDLAITEYLGQNKAYINLGSRTKEFTPSRFRKIAQKLANYPRDIQIDFDKFPNSFLRYLIEVVAFVRSDIFSLRAEYDKQRTKYRDILVVSSYLDELKPIINKYQIINNAVNYARYYQNIPPNIASSEFLAAEIQKKISQNPKLTVKVLGESEIRKLGMNLLLAVNRGSTYDAKLVVISYDGLPGSQYKTAFVGKGITFDSGGYNIKTGTYMNDMKYDMSGAIICAAAIDALSQFNPLANVVAVLPLTDNRLNGDANTPDSVWKSKNGKTVEINNTDAEGRLILADAITYAIREENATEIISVATLTGAIRVALGETFTGAFANDDKIWKSFNEASKEAGELIWRMPLHLDFAQNIRDSKVADLKNTDFSGKAGSSSAAMFIAEFVEDKPFLHLDIAATAFVRNLPTGVMVKTLVEYILTK; the protein is encoded by the coding sequence ATGAAAAAATTCTCAGAAATTTTTGTCAAATACTCCAATAAATTTGAATCAAATAGGATAACAATCGAACCTGTCTATTTTGACTCGCAAATCCCAATGCTATTAAAAGAAGACCTTGCAATCACTGAATATCTTGGCCAAAATAAAGCATATATTAATTTAGGTTCGCGCACAAAAGAATTTACACCTTCAAGATTTCGCAAAATTGCACAAAAACTAGCTAATTACCCACGAGATATCCAAATTGATTTTGATAAATTTCCAAATAGCTTCCTTCGTTATTTAATTGAAGTTGTTGCCTTTGTTCGTTCTGATATTTTTTCCCTAAGAGCAGAATATGATAAACAGCGAACAAAATACCGTGATATTTTAGTTGTCTCGAGTTATTTAGATGAATTAAAACCGATAATTAATAAATACCAAATAATCAATAATGCTGTAAATTATGCTCGCTATTATCAAAATATCCCGCCAAACATTGCCTCTTCAGAGTTTTTAGCAGCTGAAATACAGAAAAAAATTTCCCAAAACCCTAAATTAACTGTAAAAGTTCTTGGCGAGTCAGAAATCCGTAAATTAGGGATGAATTTACTTTTAGCTGTAAATCGTGGCTCAACTTATGATGCCAAACTTGTTGTTATTTCTTATGATGGACTACCAGGAAGTCAATATAAAACTGCTTTTGTTGGAAAAGGAATAACTTTTGACTCTGGTGGATATAATATAAAAACTGGTACATATATGAATGACATGAAATACGACATGTCTGGGGCAATAATTTGTGCTGCTGCTATTGATGCCCTTTCACAATTTAATCCACTCGCTAATGTGGTTGCCGTCTTACCACTAACAGACAACCGCCTAAATGGTGATGCAAATACACCTGATTCTGTTTGAAAATCAAAAAATGGTAAAACTGTTGAAATTAACAACACTGATGCCGAAGGTCGACTGATTTTAGCAGATGCAATAACATATGCAATTCGTGAAGAAAATGCAACCGAAATTATTTCAGTGGCAACTCTAACAGGTGCAATTCGCGTTGCTCTTGGTGAAACTTTTACTGGCGCATTTGCTAATGATGATAAAATTTGAAAAAGTTTCAATGAAGCATCAAAAGAAGCTGGTGAATTAATTTGAAGAATGCCACTACATCTCGATTTTGCCCAAAATATTCGTGATTCGAAAGTAGCAGATCTAAAAAACACCGATTTTTCCGGTAAGGCTGGCTCATCATCAGCTGCAATGTTTATTGCTGAATTTGTCGAAGACAAACCATTTCTTCATTTAGATATTGCCGCGACTGCTTTTGTTCGCAATCTTCCAACTGGTGTAATGGTTAAGACACTTGTTGAATACATTTTAACAAAGTAA
- the trmB gene encoding tRNA (guanosine(46)-N7)-methyltransferase TrmB: MRLRNIPDALERIQKHNLLVENPIFVDDSWIIEVGMGKGQMITKLAFENPSKKFLGVEKFPSAAVKSLKYVDTYNLKNFSIIICDAKNLLSMLNGKVSQLWLTFPDPWPKKKHYKRRLTYKLFLDIYKEILTKNGILKLKTDNQKFFQYSLESLEQNGWKIIYQTNDLLNSSRVSENVMTSYEEKWVGLGYKIQYLEATFN, translated from the coding sequence ATGCGATTAAGAAATATTCCCGATGCACTTGAAAGAATTCAAAAACATAATTTACTAGTCGAAAATCCAATATTTGTTGATGATTCTTGAATAATAGAAGTAGGAATGGGTAAAGGGCAAATGATTACAAAACTTGCTTTTGAAAATCCTTCTAAAAAGTTTTTAGGTGTTGAAAAATTTCCCTCTGCTGCTGTTAAATCGTTAAAATATGTTGATACTTATAATTTAAAAAATTTTTCCATCATTATTTGTGATGCAAAAAATTTATTGTCAATGTTGAACGGAAAAGTAAGTCAGCTATGGCTTACTTTTCCTGATCCTTGGCCAAAGAAAAAACACTATAAGCGTAGACTTACTTACAAACTTTTTCTTGATATTTATAAAGAAATACTAACAAAAAACGGTATTCTAAAATTAAAAACAGATAACCAAAAATTTTTCCAATACTCTTTAGAATCCTTAGAACAAAATGGTTGAAAAATAATCTACCAGACTAATGATTTATTAAATTCTTCCCGCGTTAGCGAAAATGTTATGACTTCCTATGAAGAAAAATGAGTTGGACTTGGTTATAAAATCCAGTATTTAGAAGCCACTTTTAATTAG